The following proteins come from a genomic window of Companilactobacillus pabuli:
- a CDS encoding type II toxin-antitoxin system prevent-host-death family antitoxin gives MSEVKPLSSLRNYTKIFNELKPGHPIIFTKNGNEVGTLIDSKEWNKLQSEMRLIKELTREDKSFDGISLKEFRKNHNRNV, from the coding sequence ATGTCTGAAGTAAAACCACTTTCATCTTTGAGAAACTATACAAAAATATTTAATGAGTTAAAACCAGGACACCCCATTATTTTCACAAAAAATGGAAATGAGGTAGGAACTTTGATTGATTCAAAAGAATGGAATAAGCTGCAATCTGAAATGAGATTGATAAAGGAATTAACTCGTGAGGATAAATCCTTTGATGGCATCTCATTAAAAGAATTCAGAAAGAATCATAATCGTAATGTATAA
- a CDS encoding type II toxin-antitoxin system RelE/ParE family toxin, giving the protein MMLEQNLRVNGYSEKHINSLLDKMDHQIDLLEENPNMGIKLEKYTRFENNFRFVVCEDYLQFYRVYENDQEVHVLRIVNGRTDYLANLELI; this is encoded by the coding sequence ATGATGTTAGAACAGAATTTAAGAGTTAATGGATATAGTGAAAAGCATATTAATAGTTTGTTAGATAAGATGGATCATCAGATTGATTTATTAGAAGAAAATCCGAATATGGGAATAAAGCTGGAGAAGTATACACGTTTTGAAAATAATTTTAGATTTGTTGTTTGTGAGGATTACCTACAGTTCTATAGAGTTTATGAAAATGATCAAGAAGTACATGTTCTCAGAATAGTAAATGGAAGAACAGATTATTTAGCAAATTTGGAATTAATTTAA
- a CDS encoding AbrB family transcriptional regulator has product MEDKEKSLWEIVAEQENKYGSISTSEIDWGEDIELDD; this is encoded by the coding sequence ATGGAAGATAAGGAAAAGAGTCTTTGGGAAATTGTTGCCGAGCAAGAAAATAAGTATGGCAGTATTTCTACCTCTGAAATTGATTGGGGAGAAGATATCGAGTTAGATGATTGA